In Carassius gibelio isolate Cgi1373 ecotype wild population from Czech Republic chromosome B19, carGib1.2-hapl.c, whole genome shotgun sequence, one DNA window encodes the following:
- the mrpl24 gene encoding probable 39S ribosomal protein L24, mitochondrial, translating to MRLTAWLSLAAKAAFPRDYRYGTNRPWTIAAQRLNPPGKTRRKVFVEPIANEDWHVVRGDTVEILSGKDKGKQGKVAQVFRRRNWVILEGLNTHYRYIGRSGDYRGTYIASEAPLLLKDVTLVDPTDRKPTDIEWRYTEEGERVRVSVRTGRIIPKPVFQRKDGIIPQQWKDGPKDTSPEDTLQKTYTPSLKTLEEEVLEKMNIREDRRPRKSYWY from the exons ATGAGACTGACAGCGTGGCTTTCTTTGGCAGCAAAAGCTGCATTTCCACGGGATTATCGCTATGGCACAAACAGACCATGGACTATCGCAGCCCAGCGGCTCAATCCACCCGGCAAGACCAGAAGAAAGGTGTTTGTTGAACCTATAGCAAATGAGGACTGGCATGTTGTGAGAGGAGATACA GTGGAGATTTTGTCTGGAAAGGACAAAGGAAAGCAAGGCAAAGTTGCTCAGGTTTTCCGACGTCGAAACTGGGTCATACTCGAGGGCCTGAACACG CATTACAGGTATATTGGCAGATCTGGAGATTACCGGGGTACTTACATCGCCAGTGAAGCCCCTCTGCTGCTGAAGGATGTTACATTAGTTGACCCTACTGACAG GAAGCCCACAGATATCGAGTGGAGGTACACTGAAGAGGGCGAGCGAGTGCGTGTTTCTGTCAGGACAGGACGGATAATTCCTAAACCAGTCTTTCAGAGAAAAGATGGCATCATTCCTCAGCAGTGGAAAG ATGGACCCAAAGACACATCACCAGAAGACACGCTTCAGAAAACATACACGCCATCTTTGAAAACCCTCGAGGAAGAAGTTTTGGAGAAAATGAACATTCGGGAAGATAGAAGGCCTCGTAAAAGCTACTGGTACTGA
- the mrpl9 gene encoding 39S ribosomal protein L9, mitochondrial translates to MWAVAASRFVLQSCWTPTNLTSSLSRIQNLSQTACKNTVIVERCWKIPLSKEGKPPRLHPRRHRVYRLVDDTKHKPQDKMELILTQTVPKLGGRGDTVFVKKSLGRNKLLLQGLAVYPSQENKDMFAEEIRLLREGRPEDRVQTRTGQLTVEFLKKTHLEVPMHTSIQYSLTKEIVCRWFLRRLGVVVPTHALTLPEEPITGPGEYWCNVTVNGVDTVRVPMSVVPFVEPSQLLLMKKQEKQEQSDSE, encoded by the exons ATGTGGGCGGTCGCAGCTTCAAGGTTTGTCCTTCAAAGCTGCTGGACTCCTACAAATCTAACATCTTCCTTGAGTCGAATACAGAATCTGTCACAAACAGCATGCAAG AATACAGTTATTGTTGAACGCTGCTGGAAGATTCCTTTATCCAAAGAGGGAAAGCCACCCAGACTGCATCCCCGTCGACACCGGGTGTACCGTTTGGTCGACGACACAAAACACAAACCTCAGGACAAGATGGAGCTCATCCTCACTCAGACGGTGCCCA AGCTCGGTGGACGAGGCGACACCGTATTTGTGAAGAAATCATTGGGCCGCAACAAACTGCTGCTCCAAGGTCTGGCTGTCTATCCATCACAAGAAAATAAAGACATGTTTGCAGAGGAAATAAGG CTACTTCGGGAGGGACGACCCGAGGACAGAGTCCAGACACGCACAGGACAGCTA ACTGTTGAATTCTTGAAGAAAACTCATCTTGAAGTTCCCATGCACACTTCAATTCAGTACTCGCTCACTAAAGAGATCGTTTGCAGATGGTTTCTTAGACGG CTCGGTGTGGTTGTGCCGACACATGCCTTGACTCTTCCAGAAGAACCAATCACAGGGCCTGGAGAGTACTGGTGTAATGTCACA GTGAACGGAGTGGACACCGTGAGGGTGCCCATGTCTGTGGTGCCGTTTGTGGAGCCCAGTCAACTGCTGCTGATGAAGAAACAGGAAAAGCAAGAGCAGTCAGATTCAGAGTAG
- the LOC127979662 gene encoding proline-rich protein PRCC-like has product MSLVAYDSSDDSDRDDRDERPASAPRPPGKIAGLFASLPAPRISAPQHKRMTMDLPKAKKRTEPVKITVPVIKPADSDSDEDEPVRKKSAPQGGGGLSSLLPQPKNLVMKETARPLLPHTLTKRPGSDKPKVTPAKSQALSGSSPSPSAIKAAAKSAALQLAKQMAADEEGSDDELAPENYFSLPESSAQHVMSQNPHSQQYVPSLHPLPGVEDTPLDFVPNADSRSVGAMQDYESGEYQPQYPANPLPETSPQDYYGEGYFPDPNPAADDQEDSGSSSLFNDEAFRRLQGKQNRGREEIKFLEIKGDDQLSGNKQWLTKNMTAEAEPRKSFSKKKGDQPTGQQRRKHQITYLIHQAKERELELKNNWADNKLTRRQTQAKYGF; this is encoded by the exons ATGTCTCTGGTCGCGTACGACAGCAGCGACGACAGTGACCGCGATGATCGCGATGAACGCCCGGCTTCAGCGCCTCGCCCCCCGGGGAAGATCGCAGGACTCTTCGCGTCTCTGCCCGCGCCCAGAATATCAGCTCCTCAACACAAGAGGATGACTATGGATCTGCCCAAAGCCAAGAAACGCACAGAGCCCGTTAAAATCACCGTTCCTGTTATAAAACCAGCAGAT TCTGACTCTGATGAAGACGAGCCCGTGCGAAAGAAATCCGCTCCTCAG GGAGGTGGTGGTCTGTCCTCTCTGCTGCCCCAGCCTAAGAATCTGGTGATGAAGGAGACCGCGCGGCCCTTGCTGCCACACACCCTAACCAAACGTCCCGGGTCAGATAAGCCGAAGGTGACCCCAGCAAAGTCCCAGGCTCTTTCTGGAAGCAGCCCGTCCCCGTCTGCCATCAAAGCGGCTGCAAAGTCTGCGGCGCTGCAGCTAGCCAAACAAATGGCCGCGGATGAAGAGGGAAGTGACGATGAACTCGCTCCAGAGAACTACTTTTCCCTTCCGGAAAGCTCAGCACAGCATGTGATGTCTCAAAACCCCCATTCTCAGCAGTACGTTCCCTCTCTGCACCCTCTGCCCGGTGTGGAGGACACCCCACTGGACTTTGTTCCTAACGCAGACAGTAGATCAGTTGGAGCCATGCAAGACTATGAGAGCGGAGAATATCAACCTCAGTATCCTGCAAATCCACTGCCAGAGACCTCTCCACAG GATTACTATGGTGAAGGATATTTCCCAGACCCGAACCCTGCGGCTGATGACCAAGAGGATTCAGGATCCTCTTCATTATTCAATGATGAAGCA tttcggCGGCTACAGGGCAAACAGAATCGTGGAAGAGAAGAAATCAAGTTCTTGGAGATCAAAGGAGACGATCAGCTGAGTGGCAATAAGCAATGGCTGACAAAGAACATGACGGCAGAGGCAGAGCCCCGCAAGTCCTTCAGCAAG AAAAAAGGAGATCAGCCAACAGGACAACAGAGACGCAAGCACCAAATCACTTATCTGATTCATCAGGCCAAGGAACGCGAGCTGGAACTCAAGAACAACTGGGCTGACAACAAGTTAACTCGACGACAAACGCAAGCCAAGTATGGATTCTGA